The following proteins are co-located in the Castanea sativa cultivar Marrone di Chiusa Pesio chromosome 8, ASM4071231v1 genome:
- the LOC142606274 gene encoding histone deacetylase 8-like, with amino-acid sequence MLKHETGTGVFDSGMDPGFLDVLEKHPENSDREWRKDALYHAQPTQADGYCFLNNAGLAVQLALDSGCQKVAVVDIDVHYGNGTAEGFYRSNKVLTISLHMNHGTWGPSHPQNGSVDELGEGEGFGYNMNIPLPNGIGDRGYVYAMTELVIPAIEKFEPNMTVWVVGQDSSAVSSLSFDPNGRQCLTMNGYREIGQIVRSLANRHTGGRLLIVQEGGYMLHIQLIVFMQCLKVRSTFHVHYYLIPSLTTRRML; translated from the exons ATGCTGAAACACGAAACTGGCACAGGCGTTTTCGACAGTGGCATGGATCCTGGGTTTCTTGACGTCTTAGAAAAGCACCCAGAGAACTCAGACAGG GAATGGAGGAAAGATGCTTTGTACCATGCTCAGCCTACTCAAGCTGATGGGTACTGCTTCCTGAACAATGCAGGTCTTGCTGTTCAGTTGGCTTTGGATTCTGGGTGTCAAAAGGTTGCAGTTGTTGACATTGATGTTCATTATGGCAATGGAACAGCAGAGGGGTTCTATAGGTCAAATAAAGTTCTTACCATCTCCCTTCATATGAATCATGGGACTTGGGGTCCATCTCATCCGCAGAATGGATCTGTTGATGAACTTGGTGAAGGAGAAGGATTTGGCTATAATATGAATATACCTCTACCAAATGGCATTGGTGACAGGGGATATGTGTATGCCATGACCGAGTTGGTCATTCCAGCAATTGAAAAGTTTGAGCCTAATATGACAGTTTGGGTTGTTGGCCAAGATTCAAGTGCTGTAAGTTCTCTCTCT TTTGATCCAAATGGAAGGCAATGCTTGACAATGAATGGTTATCGAGAAATAGGGCAGATAGTTCGTAGCTTGGCAAATAGGCATACCGGTGGTCGCCTTCTTATTGTCCAAGAAGGTGGATATATGTTACATATTCAGCTTATTGTCTTCATGCAATGCTTGAAGGTGCGCTCAACCTTTCATGTCCACTATTATCTGATTCCATCGCTTACTACTCGGAGGATGCTGTAA